In the genome of Polaribacter sp. MED152, one region contains:
- a CDS encoding RagB/SusD family nutrient uptake outer membrane protein translates to MKTINIKKYLVAILFLAVTISCSDDFVDVQPTGDNSEDFFNSEEDYQNALIGAYDMLQSSYLNVMLGEIASDNTLAGGESATDVLGIQEVDDMVHTPQNVQLRDIWSWMYAGVNRANYILEFKDKTDFVGKEQVIAEATFLRAYYYFELVKWFGDVPLSVDKRIEFGEQFTIDRTPKAEIYTQLEADLTFAAANLPYVQTQAGRVTKGAAQALLGKIYLFQQKYDEAATVLDDLILNGPYDLVTDYNTIFEEAGENNIESVFEVQYFEGQGAGFGCLQCSEGNVAVGFSGIRNYTGPEFSSGFSFNVPVQEAYNAFEAGDLRRDVAILDINAWAASTGATFGEGYEHTGYFNRKYLPRTRSSNAQGDRNLTNPNNYRAIRFADVLLMAAEAFNRSSTPDDTKAQAYLNRVRERAFGNATRNIVATGDNLYNNILEERRTELVGEGHRFFDLVRTGRAAQSINGFVTGKHEVFPIPAIEIQLAGDRWSQNPNY, encoded by the coding sequence ATGAAAACAATAAACATAAAAAAATATTTAGTCGCAATTTTATTTCTAGCAGTAACTATTTCTTGTAGTGATGATTTTGTAGATGTACAACCTACAGGAGATAATTCAGAAGATTTCTTTAATTCTGAAGAAGATTATCAAAATGCCTTAATTGGTGCTTATGATATGTTACAATCAAGCTACTTAAATGTAATGTTAGGTGAAATTGCTTCAGACAATACCTTAGCAGGTGGTGAGAGTGCTACAGACGTTTTAGGTATTCAAGAAGTAGATGATATGGTTCACACTCCACAAAACGTGCAGTTAAGAGATATCTGGAGCTGGATGTATGCAGGAGTTAACAGAGCAAACTATATCTTAGAATTTAAAGATAAAACCGATTTTGTTGGTAAAGAGCAAGTAATCGCAGAAGCTACATTTTTAAGAGCTTACTATTATTTTGAATTAGTGAAGTGGTTTGGAGATGTGCCTTTATCAGTAGATAAAAGAATCGAGTTTGGAGAGCAATTTACAATTGATAGAACTCCAAAAGCAGAAATTTATACGCAGTTAGAAGCAGATTTAACTTTTGCTGCTGCAAATTTACCTTACGTGCAAACTCAAGCAGGTAGAGTAACTAAAGGAGCTGCACAAGCTTTATTAGGTAAAATCTATTTATTTCAACAAAAATACGATGAAGCTGCTACTGTTTTAGACGATTTAATTTTAAATGGTCCATATGATTTAGTAACAGATTACAATACCATTTTTGAAGAAGCTGGAGAAAACAATATAGAATCAGTATTCGAAGTTCAGTATTTTGAAGGTCAAGGAGCAGGTTTTGGCTGTTTACAGTGTTCAGAAGGTAATGTAGCAGTAGGTTTTAGTGGAATTAGAAACTACACAGGTCCAGAGTTTTCATCAGGATTTAGCTTTAACGTGCCAGTTCAAGAAGCTTATAATGCATTTGAAGCAGGAGATTTAAGAAGAGACGTTGCTATTTTAGATATTAATGCTTGGGCAGCTTCTACAGGAGCTACTTTTGGTGAAGGATATGAGCATACAGGATATTTTAATAGAAAGTATTTACCAAGAACTAGAAGTTCTAACGCTCAAGGAGATAGAAACTTAACAAATCCAAACAACTATAGAGCAATTCGTTTTGCAGATGTATTGTTAATGGCAGCAGAAGCTTTCAATAGAAGCTCTACTCCAGATGATACTAAAGCGCAAGCTTACTTAAACAGAGTAAGAGAAAGAGCTTTTGGAAATGCTACTAGAAATATTGTTGCAACAGGAGATAACTTGTACAATAATATTTTAGAGGAAAGAAGAACTGAATTAGTGGGTGAAGGTCATAGATTTTTTGATTTGGTAAGAACAGGTAGAGCTGCACAATCAATAAACGGATTCGTAACTGGCAAGCATGAAGTTTTTCCAATACCAGCAATTGAAATTCAATTGGCAGGAGATCGTTGGTCACAAAATCCTAATTATTAA